The Stratiformator vulcanicus genome has a segment encoding these proteins:
- a CDS encoding S-layer protein, translating into MRKRHCLIPIDCFVGLVSLAALGLSSASAEPADPFVFSTYYGGSNWDHARDVCADADGNVYIVGGTSSPDFPTTAGVVDRVFNQGGEFVGAHGDCDVLVVKFSADGRLLWSTFIGGPNYDRAYGVEVGPDGFIYVAGRAGPGFPTTKDVFQPDFSGSREIGFYGAQNAFVLKLRPDGTEIVWATYVGVGELCRDVAVDTDGSIFVPMSYTPNIDSFPDWMDRALQNSFQKKPAGDIDCGLVKIRNDGSAVSWASWLGGSGKDTQAACVRLDGHHRPVVSTNTTSSDMPTTDGAESRRLNGVADGFVAMFKADGSELVYGTYLGGSDRDWSVSTHQLEVDDDGHAYLSMGTMSADFPIRSGSTHKMLQGISDVAVVKLSTAGKILQNTLIGGSANDGADGIAVDEDGTVYFVGETGSRDFPVTENAFQKKHGGGKRGDGFVVKLSSDFETILYASYLGGPNDDNARSASLGPDGALLLTGAVNGPGWPTRNASQPKFAGTDNGRWANGDCIAAKLRLP; encoded by the coding sequence GTGAGAAAACGTCATTGCCTAATTCCGATCGACTGCTTTGTCGGACTGGTTTCGTTGGCAGCTCTCGGACTGAGTTCGGCATCTGCCGAACCGGCCGATCCATTCGTCTTTTCGACGTATTATGGTGGTTCTAATTGGGATCACGCTCGGGACGTGTGTGCCGATGCCGACGGGAATGTTTATATTGTCGGCGGAACCTCGTCGCCCGACTTTCCCACAACCGCAGGTGTCGTTGATCGGGTTTTCAACCAAGGCGGTGAATTTGTCGGTGCCCATGGCGATTGCGACGTGCTGGTGGTGAAGTTCTCAGCCGATGGCCGATTGCTGTGGTCGACGTTCATTGGCGGCCCGAATTATGACCGCGCCTACGGCGTCGAAGTCGGACCTGACGGCTTTATCTATGTGGCCGGACGGGCTGGACCCGGTTTTCCGACGACTAAGGACGTTTTTCAACCCGATTTTTCCGGGTCTCGAGAAATCGGTTTTTACGGAGCACAAAACGCCTTCGTCCTAAAGCTCCGCCCGGACGGCACCGAAATTGTGTGGGCGACGTACGTCGGCGTGGGCGAATTGTGCCGGGACGTGGCGGTCGACACGGACGGAAGTATCTTTGTGCCGATGTCATATACGCCAAATATCGATTCATTCCCTGACTGGATGGATCGCGCGCTTCAGAATTCATTTCAGAAGAAACCGGCCGGGGATATCGATTGTGGACTCGTCAAGATTAGGAATGACGGCTCGGCTGTATCTTGGGCGAGCTGGCTCGGCGGATCCGGCAAGGACACGCAGGCGGCGTGCGTGCGACTCGATGGCCATCACCGACCGGTGGTTTCAACGAATACTACGTCCAGCGATATGCCGACCACCGACGGTGCAGAGTCAAGACGCTTGAACGGTGTTGCCGACGGATTCGTTGCAATGTTTAAGGCCGATGGGTCTGAATTGGTGTATGGGACTTATCTCGGCGGTTCCGACCGGGACTGGTCGGTTAGCACCCATCAGTTGGAAGTCGATGATGACGGACATGCTTATCTCTCAATGGGGACAATGTCGGCCGACTTCCCGATTCGCAGCGGGAGTACGCACAAGATGCTTCAAGGAATAAGCGATGTCGCCGTCGTCAAGCTCTCAACCGCAGGTAAAATCCTGCAGAATACCTTGATCGGCGGTTCGGCCAATGACGGAGCAGATGGCATTGCCGTTGATGAGGACGGCACGGTTTATTTCGTCGGTGAAACCGGCTCGCGGGACTTCCCTGTCACCGAGAATGCTTTCCAGAAGAAACACGGAGGAGGTAAGCGGGGCGACGGCTTTGTCGTGAAGCTCTCTTCCGACTTTGAGACGATCCTCTACGCAAGTTATCTCGGCGGGCCCAATGACGACAACGCTCGCAGTGCCTCTCTCGGGCCGGACGGAGCGCTCCTGTTGACGGGCGCTGTCAACGGCCCCGGGTGGCCAACCCGCAACGCCTCGCAGCCAAAGTTTGCAGGAACCGATAACGGCCGATGGGCCAACGGCGACTGCATTGCGGCGAAATTGAGGCTGCCATAG
- a CDS encoding TerB family tellurite resistance protein gives MIIWGWRGVTTTKDTGDFFCPECNADATYRHRKVRNFFTLYFIPLIPLNELGTFVECDHCKNGFREEVLELDPRRAAVQFVATYQEAMKSVMVEMMRADGEIDADEISTIQKIYRKLTGQELTPDDVLSHEPSESFLEELEAIAPQMNNEGKEKVIKAAYYVAAADGVFADEERDFIVEVADAIDMSRAHLKGVIADCSERSKVKQ, from the coding sequence ATGATCATCTGGGGATGGCGGGGAGTAACGACGACGAAAGACACGGGTGATTTTTTCTGCCCGGAATGCAACGCCGATGCGACCTATCGGCACCGCAAGGTCCGTAACTTTTTCACGCTCTATTTCATCCCATTAATCCCGCTGAATGAATTGGGCACGTTCGTCGAATGTGACCATTGCAAGAACGGTTTTCGCGAAGAAGTCTTAGAACTTGACCCGCGAAGAGCGGCGGTACAGTTCGTCGCGACCTACCAGGAAGCGATGAAGAGCGTGATGGTCGAAATGATGCGAGCCGACGGTGAGATCGACGCCGACGAAATCAGCACGATCCAAAAAATCTATCGAAAGTTGACCGGACAGGAATTAACGCCGGACGACGTCCTGTCGCATGAGCCCAGCGAGTCGTTTCTTGAAGAACTTGAAGCGATCGCCCCGCAGATGAATAACGAGGGCAAGGAGAAGGTGATCAAGGCGGCCTATTACGTAGCGGCCGCCGACGGCGTGTTTGCCGATGAAGAGCGCGACTTCATCGTCGAAGTGGCCGACGCGATTGACATGAGCCGAGCACACCTCAAAGGCGTGATCGCCGATTGCTCCGAACGGTCGAAAGTAAAGCAATAA